The genomic DNA CTTGAAGTCGTAGCTCACGCCGCCTTGCACCGCGTTCTGCTTGCTGAAGCCGACCAGCAGCGGGCTGGTCGACGCGGTCACGTCACCCGGGTTGCTGTCGAACTTCACTTGCTGGAAGGCCAGCGTAGCGGCGAACGGGCCGTTGAAGTACATCAGGTTGCCGCCCCACTTGTTCTGGCCGGTGGCACCTGCCTTCTCGCCGAAGGAGTAGATCACGTTGGCGGTCAGGCCGCCGAAGTTCGGCGTGGAGTACAGCAGCGAGTTGTTCCAGCCCGAATCGCCGATGATGCCCGGGTCGAGCACGCGCGCGGTGGACGCGCCGAAATAGGTGTGGAACACCATCGGCGAGAACACGTAGGAGTCGATCAGCGGGTTGAACAGGATGGTCGACACGAAGAAAGGCGTGGTGTTGCGGCCCAGCTTGATGGTGCCCAGCTTGTCGTTCTGCAGGCCGACGAAGGCATTGCGGCTGAACATCGAGTCGCCGTTGAAGCGGCCCGAGGAACCGCTGTCGGTGCGGAAGAATCCGTTCAGGTCGAAGATGGCCTTGGTGCCGTTGCCGAGGTCTTCGGTGCCCTTGATGCCCCAGTACGAGGTCTGCATGCCGCCCGAGTTGGCGACATAGGCGCGGTTGGACGCGCCGACGTTCTTGACGCCGCCGACGAACATGTCGGCCTGGCCGTACAGCGTGACGCTGGATTGCGCCATGGCCGCGCCGCTGAAAAGGGCTGCCGCCATCGCTGCCAGCTTGAGGGCCGGCTTGATATGCTTGTGCATTGTGGGTTTCTCCGTGGTTGATCCGTTGCGTTCGTTGTGTACTGGGTCCCTGACGGGTTCTATTCGTTTTATTGGTGCTGATGCTATTTTTGGCAGGCGCCGGACCTTGGCTCGGTCCGGGCGTTGTCCGTTACAGCGGCATGGGTCACGCAGGGTAACGAAAAGGTAACGAAACGACTGCTTTTTTTGCTCAGCCGGATACTAAGTCGTTCAGGCGGAATTGCGCAATGCGGTGGATCTGGTTGATGCAAGTTTGCAACTCTGCGGCGGGCGAATTGTTCACGCGCCTTGCGAACTCGGCAATGATGCCGGCGCGGTCATAGCCACGCACGGCCAGGATGAAGGGAAAGCCGAATTTCTCGTTGTACTGGCGGTTGAGCGACTGGAGCTGCTCGAACTGCTCGGCGGAGCATTGGTCCAGGCCGGCGCCGCTTTGCTCGCGGGTCGACTCGGCGGTCAGCTCGCCGCGCACGGCGGCCTTGCCGGCCAGCTCCGGGTGGGCGCGCACCAGCTTGATCTGGGCGGCGTCGCCGGCGCCGTCAACGATGGCGCGCATGGCGTCGGCCAGCGCGGCAGCGTGGGCGAAGGGTCGCTGCGTGGCGGCGGCTTCGGCCACCCACGCGGAGTGTTCATAGATGCCGCCAAGCGCCTGGATGAAGTCGGCGGCCGGCAGGGCGTTGAGTTGGTCGAGGGTGTAGGTCTGGCTCATGGTTCGGCTTATGGTTCGGCTTATGCGTGGTTCTGTGCGGAGTAGGGATGGGTCTCGGCCCAGTGGCGCGCGATATCCACGCGCTTGCAGATCCAGACTTTGTCATGGCCCTGCACGTAGTCGAGAAAGCGCTGCAGCCCGCGCATGCGCCCCGGGCGGCCCAGCAGGCGGCAGTGCATGCCGACCGACAGCATCTTGGGGCGGTCCAGCCCCTGCGGATCGCCCTCGGCGTAGAGCACGTCGAAGGCGTCCTTGAGGTACTGGAAGAACTGCTCGCCGGTATTGAAGCCTTGCGGCGTGGCAAAGCGCATGTCGTTGGAGTCGAGCGTGTAGGGCACCACCAGGTGGGGCTTTGTCTCGCCGTTGCTGACCTCCACCTCGGTCCAGAAGGGCAGGTCGTCGCCGTAGTAGTCCGAGTCGTAAAGCAGCCCGCCGTGCTCCACCACCAGGCGGCGCGTGTTGGGGCTGTCGCGGCCGGTGTACCAGCCCAGCGGCAGCGAGCCGGTCAGCTCCTTGATGATCTGCATGCCGATGCGCATGTGCTCGCGCTCGGTGGCTTCGTCCATGCCCTGGTAATGGATCCAGCGCCAGCCGTGGCAGGCGATCTCGTGGCCAAGCTCGACAAACGCGCGGGTCAGCTCCGGATGGCGCTGCAACGCCATCGACACGCCGAAGATCGTCAGCGGCAGCCCGCGCTGCTCGAACTCGCGCAGGATGCGCCAGACCCCGGCGCGCGAGCCGTACTCGTACACGCCCTCCATGCTCATGTGGCGCTCTGGGTAGGCCGCCGCGCCGATGATCTCGGAGAGGAACTGCTCGGAGCCGGCGTCGCCGTGCAGCACGTTGTTTTCGCCGCCCTCTTCGTAGTTGAGGACGAACTGCAGCGCAATGCGCGCGCCGCCCGGCCAGCGGGCGTGCGGTGACTGGCTGCCGTAACCGATCAGATCGCGTGGATAGTTGTGGCTTGTCATCAGGGTCATGGTTCTTCAGGAAACGGTGCCGGCCGCCGCCGGCTGGACTTATTCCGTGCCGTGCGAGTTGGCCGCGGCGTTGCGCATCGCTTCTTCACGCGACTGGATGCCGTTGAAGAAGACGTTGAGCACGACTGCCACGATGGTGCCCAGCACGATGCCGCTGTGGGTGAACGGGTCGGTCCACTTGGGCAGGTACTGGAAGAAGGTCGGCGCCAGCGTCGGGATCATGCCGAAACCGATCGAGATGGCGACGATGAACAGGTTGAAGCGGTTGCGGTTGAAATCGCACGAGCCCAGGATGCGGATGCCGGTGGCGGCCACCATGCCGAACATCACGATGCCCGCGCCGCCGAGCACGAACTGCGGCACCGAGGCCACGATGTGCGCCATCTTCGGGAACAGGCCCAGGCCGATCAGGATGATGCCGCCGGCCACCGCCACATAGCGCGAGCGCACGCCGGTCACGGTCACCAGGCCCACGTTCTGCGAGAACGAGGTGTAGGGGAAGGTGTTGAACAAGCCGCCGATCACGGTGCCCAGGCCGTCGGCACGCAGGCCGCGGGTCAGGTCCTCGTTGGACAGGCGCTTGCCGGTGATGTCGGCCAGCGCGAGGAACATGCCGGTGGATTCCACCAGCGTGATCAGCATCACCACGCACATCGACAGGATGGCGGGAATGTCGAAGGTCGGGATGCCGAAATGCAGCGGCGTGATCAGCGCGATCGCGCTGGCTTCATTGATGCCTTCGAAGGAGACCTTCCCCAGCGCCATCGCCACCAGGGTGCCGATGACGATGCCCAGCAGCACCGCGCAGTTGGAAATCAGGCCACGGCCGTATTTGCTCAGCAACAGGATCGCCACCAGCACCAGCGCCGCGATGCCCAGGTTCCCCAGGTCGCCATAAGCCAGGTTAGGCACATCCTTGACCACGCCGTCGATCACGGCACGCGTGGTGGGCTGGCCGCCGGCCGCCCAGTTGATCCCCACCCGCATCAGCGACACACCGATCAGCGTGATCACCGTGCCGGTGACCACAGGCGGGAACAGCCCGAGCATGCGTCCCATCAGCGGCGCCACCAGGATGCCGAACACCCCCGCGGCAATCACCGCGCCGTAGATGCCGAGCAGGCCTACGTTGGGGTCGGAACCGATGGCGATCATCGGCGCCACCGAGGCGAAGGTCACACCCATCATCACCGGCATGCGGATGCCGAACTTCCAGAAGCCGAAGGCCTGGATCAGCGTGGCCAGGCCCGCGGCGAACAGGTCGGCATTGATCAGGAAGGCGAGTTGGTCCTTCGGCAGCTTGAGCGCGCCGCCGATGATCAGCGGCACCGCGACGGTACCGGCATACATCACCAGCACGTGCTGCAGGCCGAGCGCAAGCAGCCGGCCCGAAGGCAGCCGCTCGTTGGTCAGGTCCGTGGGGACCGTGGTGCTAGCGCTAGTCATGAGTGTGTCTCCTCTCCTTTGGGTTTGATGGGAACGCTGCCGGGCGGGGTGGCTCTTGGTGTGTGACTCCGGCTGCGCGCATCATCGGGGACGCGTTTCTCATGAGCAGGAATCGGGCCTTGGCCGCAGCTTGGCAGCGGGAACAACCTGCTAGGTGGAGTGACCCAGCACGCTGCGAAGATCGAAATTGCCCGGTTCATCGGGCTGCACGCGGT from Cupriavidus sp. D39 includes the following:
- a CDS encoding porin, coding for MHKHIKPALKLAAMAAALFSGAAMAQSSVTLYGQADMFVGGVKNVGASNRAYVANSGGMQTSYWGIKGTEDLGNGTKAIFDLNGFFRTDSGSSGRFNGDSMFSRNAFVGLQNDKLGTIKLGRNTTPFFVSTILFNPLIDSYVFSPMVFHTYFGASTARVLDPGIIGDSGWNNSLLYSTPNFGGLTANVIYSFGEKAGATGQNKWGGNLMYFNGPFAATLAFQQVKFDSNPGDVTASTSPLLVGFSKQNAVQGGVSYDFKVVKLFAQGQYIKSDINNNVNGDIKHTNGQVGVSVPVGNGNILASYAYDKTKNSVADFKRNTVAVAYDYNLSKRTDVYAAYFYDKITDLSHGDTFGVGLRHKF
- the uraD gene encoding 2-oxo-4-hydroxy-4-carboxy-5-ureidoimidazoline decarboxylase, which codes for MSQTYTLDQLNALPAADFIQALGGIYEHSAWVAEAAATQRPFAHAAALADAMRAIVDGAGDAAQIKLVRAHPELAGKAAVRGELTAESTREQSGAGLDQCSAEQFEQLQSLNRQYNEKFGFPFILAVRGYDRAGIIAEFARRVNNSPAAELQTCINQIHRIAQFRLNDLVSG
- the puuE gene encoding allantoinase PuuE, producing the protein MTSHNYPRDLIGYGSQSPHARWPGGARIALQFVLNYEEGGENNVLHGDAGSEQFLSEIIGAAAYPERHMSMEGVYEYGSRAGVWRILREFEQRGLPLTIFGVSMALQRHPELTRAFVELGHEIACHGWRWIHYQGMDEATEREHMRIGMQIIKELTGSLPLGWYTGRDSPNTRRLVVEHGGLLYDSDYYGDDLPFWTEVEVSNGETKPHLVVPYTLDSNDMRFATPQGFNTGEQFFQYLKDAFDVLYAEGDPQGLDRPKMLSVGMHCRLLGRPGRMRGLQRFLDYVQGHDKVWICKRVDIARHWAETHPYSAQNHA
- a CDS encoding nucleobase:cation symporter-2 family protein, whose protein sequence is MTSASTTVPTDLTNERLPSGRLLALGLQHVLVMYAGTVAVPLIIGGALKLPKDQLAFLINADLFAAGLATLIQAFGFWKFGIRMPVMMGVTFASVAPMIAIGSDPNVGLLGIYGAVIAAGVFGILVAPLMGRMLGLFPPVVTGTVITLIGVSLMRVGINWAAGGQPTTRAVIDGVVKDVPNLAYGDLGNLGIAALVLVAILLLSKYGRGLISNCAVLLGIVIGTLVAMALGKVSFEGINEASAIALITPLHFGIPTFDIPAILSMCVVMLITLVESTGMFLALADITGKRLSNEDLTRGLRADGLGTVIGGLFNTFPYTSFSQNVGLVTVTGVRSRYVAVAGGIILIGLGLFPKMAHIVASVPQFVLGGAGIVMFGMVAATGIRILGSCDFNRNRFNLFIVAISIGFGMIPTLAPTFFQYLPKWTDPFTHSGIVLGTIVAVVLNVFFNGIQSREEAMRNAAANSHGTE